A section of the Kluyveromyces lactis strain NRRL Y-1140 chromosome F complete sequence genome encodes:
- the ABF1 gene encoding DNA-binding protein ABF1 (uniprot|P26375 Kluyveromyces lactis KLLA0F02970g BAF1 Transcription factor BAF1): MSLYEYKHPIINKDLAAPDPVSAQKRSFPTLEAWYDVINDYEFQSRCPIILKNSHKNKHFTFACHLKSCPFKILLSYQGANNSGSSEDGSPHGLSGDGGSSSSGSNHHNGHTNLAEDGRAEDEDDDEDDDAAVTAAIAAAVAAVADSQETIKGPFVVTKIEPYHNHPLESNLSLQRFVLSKIPKILQVDLKFDAILESLCNDDDNTVAKFRVAQYVEESGILDIIKQRYGLTEAEMDKKMLSNIARRVTTYKARFVLKRKKDGVYAMPTAHQLTGGDHHQVQHHHHPSIPAHHQHQLPEGQQRDVQHHHQQQQQQLQHQEQHQSHVDSGHNVYQNRIGSISDNDDSAIHNLDDTNVRVAAAAAAAAAALQSRENHDTEDLKRTLEQVQDDESLDVGVPDSKRQLHRRERDRVAEALKMATRDILSNQSVDSDVNVDVDLVTGHKQLSPHDDMAEQLRLLSSHLKEVEAEENVSDNNLKKDDIPDENIQPELRGQ, encoded by the coding sequence GATCTGGCTGCGCCAGATCCTGTGAGTGCGCAGAAACGGTCTTTCCCCACGTTAGAGGCGTGGTACGATGTAATTAACGATTATGAGTTTCAATCGAGATGTCCTattattttgaagaattcacATAAGAATAAACATTTCACTTTCGCGTGccatttgaaaagttgtCCGTTCAAGATTTTGTTGTCGTATCAGGGCGCCAACAATTCTGGTTCGTCTGAGGATGGTTCTCCGCATGGTTTAAGTGGCGATGGTGGTTCTTCGTCGTCTGGTTCGAATCACCATAATGGTCATACGAATTTGGCCGAAGATGGTAGAGCGGAGGATGAGGAcgatgatgaggatgatgatgcGGCTGTGACTGCTGCTATCGCAGCGGCAGTTGCAGCAGTTGCAGACTCTCAGGAGACTATCAAGGGTCCCTTCGTGGTAACCAAGATTGAACCTTATCATAACCATCCGTTGGAATCAAACCTTTCTTTGCAACGGTTTGTCTTGAGtaaaattccaaagattttaCAAGTTGATCTCAAATTCGACGCTATTCTAGAGTCGTTGTGTAACGATGACGATAATACAGTGGCAAAGTTTAGAGTGGCACAGTACGTGGAAGAATCCGGGATTCTCGATATCATCAAGCAACGGTACGGGTTGACCGAAGCTGAAATGGATAAGAAAATGTTAAGTAACATCGCTAGACGTGTTACCACGTATAAGGCCAGATTCgtcttgaaaagaaagaaggatGGCGTATACGCAATGCCCACCGCTCATCAATTGACTGGCGGTGACCACCATCAAGTACAAcaccatcatcatccatCGATACCAGCTCACCACCAACACCAACTACCCGAAGGTCAACAACGCGACGTTCAGCATCATCAccaacagcaacagcaacaactACAACACCAGGAACAACACCAATCACATGTTGATAGTGGACATAATGTATATCAGAACAGAATTGGTTCGATCAgtgataatgatgattcCGCTATACATAATCTGGATGACACTAACGTACGTGTCGCAGCTGCTGCAGCTGCCGCTGCAGCGGCTCTGCAGTCTAGAGAAAACCACGATACCGAGGATCTGAAACGTACGCTAGAACAAGTGCAAGACGATGAAAGTTTAGACGTCGGTGTACCCGATTCCAAGAGACAGCTCcacagaagagaaagagacaGAGTCGCGGAAGCTCTTAAAATGGCTACCAGAGATATCCTGTCAAATCAAAGTGTTGATTCTGACGTGAACGTCGATGTCGATTTAGTCACTGGCCATAAACAATTATCACCTCATGACGACATGGCGGAGCAGCTAAGGTTGTTGTCATCTCATTTGAAGGAAGTTGAAGCCGAGGAAAATGTCTCCGATAATAATCTCAAGAAAGACGATATTCctgatgaaaatattcagCCGGAACTAAGAGGACAATAA